One genomic segment of Aquamicrobium lusatiense includes these proteins:
- a CDS encoding rhomboid family intramembrane serine protease, with protein sequence MFIPLYDTNRLHHIRFAYVTIGLIALNIVVYCVTTLGSEDFSNAAMLGLGFIPSVVYHYAELAPQFIVVPERWSYLTYSFLHLDVLHLGGNMLFLWVFGDNVEDAMGHLRFLAFYLLSAAAGALMHGLVAPESQAPLIGASGAVAGVVTAYLMLYPRNKVWILAFARIPLRVPAAWALAAWIGLQFVMFLWAGEDQISWACHVGGILGGAVLLLLFKRRDVPLFAPAEVADAAAEDDVTLAPVAVSEDKPAARWGRQ encoded by the coding sequence ATGTTCATCCCGCTTTATGACACCAACCGGCTGCACCACATACGGTTTGCCTATGTCACGATCGGGCTGATCGCGCTCAACATCGTCGTCTATTGCGTCACGACGCTGGGCAGCGAGGATTTCTCGAATGCCGCGATGCTTGGGCTGGGCTTCATACCGTCGGTCGTATACCACTATGCCGAGCTGGCGCCGCAGTTCATCGTCGTGCCGGAGCGCTGGAGCTATCTCACCTATTCCTTCCTGCATCTGGATGTCCTGCACCTTGGCGGCAACATGCTGTTTCTGTGGGTGTTCGGCGACAATGTCGAAGATGCCATGGGACATCTGCGTTTCCTCGCCTTCTATCTGCTGAGTGCTGCGGCCGGCGCCTTGATGCATGGGCTAGTGGCGCCGGAATCGCAGGCGCCGCTGATCGGTGCATCCGGCGCGGTGGCCGGCGTCGTAACCGCCTATCTGATGCTTTATCCGCGCAACAAGGTGTGGATCCTTGCTTTCGCCCGCATTCCGTTGCGGGTGCCTGCCGCGTGGGCGCTGGCGGCCTGGATCGGTCTGCAGTTCGTGATGTTCCTGTGGGCGGGGGAAGACCAGATTTCATGGGCCTGCCATGTCGGCGGCATTCTGGGCGGTGCGGTGCTGCTGCTTCTGTTCAAACGTCGGGACGTGCCTTTGTTCGCGCCGGCAGAAGTGGCTGATGCTGCCGCTGAGGATGACGTAACGTTGGCTCCGGTGGCCGTGAGCGAAGATAAGCCGGCTGCGCGTTGGGGCAGGCAGTAA
- a CDS encoding cob(I)yrinic acid a,c-diamide adenosyltransferase: MVRLNNIYTRTGDAGTTGLGTGERRLKCDQRVEAYGAVDEANACIGMARVHTASAHPVIDAMLGRIQNDLFDLGADLSTPDTGKKLDYEPLRIIASQVERVEQDIDLLNKDLQPLRSFVLNGGTPAAAALHLARTVARRAEREMVALAQLEGEHVNAEGIRYINRVSDLLFVAARAVNDNGNADVLWVPGKNR; encoded by the coding sequence ATGGTCAGGCTTAACAATATCTACACCCGCACCGGCGACGCCGGCACCACCGGGCTCGGGACCGGCGAGCGGCGGCTGAAATGCGACCAGCGCGTGGAAGCCTATGGCGCCGTGGACGAGGCCAATGCCTGCATCGGCATGGCCCGTGTCCATACGGCATCCGCACATCCCGTTATCGACGCCATGCTGGGGCGCATCCAGAACGATCTGTTCGACCTCGGCGCAGACCTCTCGACGCCCGACACAGGCAAAAAGCTGGATTACGAGCCTTTGCGCATCATTGCTTCGCAGGTCGAGCGCGTCGAGCAGGACATCGATCTTCTGAACAAGGATCTCCAGCCGCTGCGCTCCTTCGTGCTCAACGGCGGAACGCCGGCGGCCGCCGCGCTGCATCTGGCGCGCACGGTGGCCCGGCGCGCCGAGCGCGAGATGGTGGCTCTGGCGCAGCTGGAGGGCGAGCATGTCAATGCCGAAGGCATCCGCTACATCAACCGCGTGTCGGATCTGCTTTTCGTCGCCGCACGGGCCGTCAATGACAACGGAAACGCCGATGTGCTATGGGTTCCGGGCAAGAACCGCTGA
- a CDS encoding twin transmembrane helix small protein: MATAFNIIAVVFMFAVVVVLVRGLMNMMRGGSGNTSNKLMQARIILQFVALVFLLLAVYIAGR, encoded by the coding sequence ATGGCAACTGCTTTCAACATCATCGCCGTCGTTTTCATGTTCGCCGTGGTCGTCGTGCTGGTTCGCGGTCTCATGAACATGATGCGCGGCGGGTCGGGCAACACGTCCAACAAGCTGATGCAGGCGCGCATCATCCTGCAGTTCGTGGCGCTGGTCTTCCTGCTTCTCGCCGTCTACATCGCCGGAAGGTAG
- a CDS encoding SDR family oxidoreductase, with product MAGPDAQLPTIIVTGASSGIGAYCARALKADGWRVFATARKKQDIEALEAEGFEAFYLDYREPASIEALVRDVMELTGGRLDALYNNGAYAQAGAVEDLPVEALREQFEANVFGWHDLTRRVLPAMRAQGHGRLVHCSSILGLMPARLRGAYCASKHAVEGLMLTLRFELEGSGIHVSLIEPGPVRSNIHRNGMVWFLKHVDYGASSYRDDYRAQMEQVRSTTDKVRSEPAVVYRAVRHALVSQRPRPHYVVTMPARVGALMKRLLPANLFYRILSRAA from the coding sequence ATGGCCGGTCCTGACGCACAGTTGCCCACCATCATCGTCACCGGAGCATCTTCAGGCATCGGCGCTTACTGCGCCCGCGCGCTGAAGGCCGATGGCTGGCGGGTTTTCGCCACGGCGCGCAAAAAGCAGGACATCGAGGCGTTGGAAGCCGAGGGTTTCGAAGCCTTCTATCTCGACTATCGCGAACCAGCCTCCATCGAAGCGCTCGTCCGGGACGTGATGGAACTGACCGGCGGGCGTCTCGATGCGCTCTACAACAATGGCGCGTATGCGCAGGCCGGCGCGGTGGAAGACCTTCCGGTGGAGGCCCTGCGCGAACAGTTCGAGGCCAATGTGTTCGGCTGGCATGACCTGACGCGGCGCGTGCTGCCGGCGATGCGCGCACAGGGGCATGGCCGGCTGGTTCACTGCTCCTCGATACTCGGCCTGATGCCGGCGCGGCTGCGCGGCGCCTATTGCGCCTCCAAGCATGCGGTCGAAGGGCTGATGCTGACACTGCGTTTTGAATTGGAAGGCTCAGGCATCCATGTCTCGCTGATCGAGCCCGGCCCGGTGCGTTCCAACATTCACAGGAACGGCATGGTCTGGTTCCTCAAGCATGTCGACTACGGTGCTTCGTCCTATCGCGACGATTATCGCGCGCAGATGGAGCAGGTGCGCAGCACCACGGACAAGGTCCGCTCGGAGCCGGCCGTCGTCTACAGGGCCGTGCGCCATGCGCTTGTGTCGCAACGCCCGCGCCCGCACTATGTGGTAACGATGCCCGCCAGGGTCGGCGCTCTCATGAAGCGACTTCTGCCTGCGAACCTGTTCTACCGCATACTTTCCCGGGCCGCCTGA
- a CDS encoding YihY/virulence factor BrkB family protein codes for MLRRIVAVKRVLYDALGHFNDDDGWSMASHLAISALMALFPFLIFATTLASFLGAEAFADTAVHLVFDTWPEQIAKPIANEVLNVLTVQRTDLLTYGVLLAAFFASNGIEALRTSLNRAYRVTEDRGIIYRRIQSLIFVLIGSAVFFAISVLLVFAPLLARLAEAHFEWISPYMGTITFWRYTIAATVIIGALLAVHMWLPTGRRSFLSILPGIGFTLVAWVVGSMIFGAYIDNFSSYASTYAGLASIMIAVVFLYIVSAIFILGGELNAAISRYQEARARVGA; via the coding sequence TTGTTACGCAGGATTGTAGCCGTCAAACGCGTTCTCTATGACGCGCTCGGGCATTTCAACGACGACGACGGATGGTCCATGGCCAGTCATCTGGCCATTTCGGCGCTGATGGCGCTGTTCCCTTTCCTGATCTTCGCGACCACGCTGGCCTCGTTCCTCGGAGCGGAAGCCTTCGCCGATACCGCCGTGCATCTGGTGTTCGACACATGGCCGGAACAGATCGCCAAGCCCATCGCCAACGAAGTCCTCAATGTGCTGACCGTACAGCGCACCGACCTTTTGACCTACGGCGTCCTGCTGGCCGCCTTCTTCGCCTCGAACGGCATCGAGGCGCTGCGCACCTCGCTGAACCGCGCCTACCGGGTGACGGAAGATCGCGGCATCATCTACCGGCGCATTCAAAGCCTCATTTTCGTGCTGATCGGCTCCGCCGTGTTCTTCGCCATCAGCGTGCTTCTGGTGTTCGCGCCGTTGCTGGCGCGGCTGGCCGAGGCACATTTCGAATGGATCAGCCCCTATATGGGCACCATCACCTTCTGGCGTTACACCATCGCCGCCACCGTCATCATCGGCGCTCTGCTGGCGGTGCATATGTGGCTGCCGACCGGGCGGCGCAGCTTCCTGTCCATCCTGCCCGGCATCGGCTTTACCCTCGTGGCATGGGTTGTCGGCTCGATGATCTTCGGCGCCTATATCGACAATTTCTCGTCCTATGCCTCGACCTATGCGGGGCTTGCCTCGATCATGATCGCGGTGGTCTTCCTCTACATCGTCTCGGCGATCTTCATCCTCGGCGGTGAACTCAACGCCGCCATCAGCCGCTATCAGGAAGCGCGCGCCCGCGTCGGCGCCTGA
- a CDS encoding DMT family transporter yields the protein MKRFIPSLFVVLWATGFIGARYAMPWAEPFTFLGARFVIAAVIFAFLAIVLHARRLPARTACHAMGAGVLIHGVYLGGTFWAVRHGMPAGLSALVAGLQPLVTAVMAGQLLGEKIQPRHWLGLGIGLAGVILVLWPKFGVAGSGITPATLGASICVVLAISAGTIWQKRHGSGGDLVTGTFWQYVGGAAVAVPIALLFETRTVVFNGELVFAMTWLVLVLSVGAIFLLMILIRDGEMSKVGSLFYLVPAVTALMAWALFGETLSPVQIVGMAITTLGVGLATARAQAPTRARAS from the coding sequence ATGAAGCGCTTCATCCCATCGCTGTTCGTCGTTCTGTGGGCGACAGGCTTCATCGGCGCGCGCTATGCCATGCCTTGGGCGGAGCCGTTCACCTTCCTCGGTGCGCGTTTCGTCATCGCGGCCGTCATTTTCGCCTTCCTCGCAATCGTGCTGCATGCGCGCAGGCTGCCGGCGCGCACCGCCTGTCACGCCATGGGCGCAGGGGTGCTGATACACGGCGTCTATCTCGGGGGCACATTCTGGGCGGTGCGCCACGGCATGCCGGCCGGCCTGTCGGCGCTGGTGGCCGGCCTCCAGCCGCTGGTCACGGCGGTGATGGCGGGGCAGTTGCTCGGCGAGAAGATCCAGCCGCGCCACTGGCTGGGGCTGGGCATCGGCCTTGCCGGCGTCATCCTCGTGCTGTGGCCGAAATTCGGAGTGGCGGGCAGCGGCATCACCCCGGCCACGCTCGGTGCATCGATCTGTGTGGTTCTGGCGATCAGCGCCGGAACCATCTGGCAGAAGCGCCACGGCTCCGGCGGCGATCTGGTGACGGGAACCTTCTGGCAATATGTGGGCGGCGCGGCCGTCGCCGTGCCCATCGCTCTCCTGTTCGAGACGCGCACCGTGGTGTTCAATGGCGAACTGGTGTTTGCCATGACGTGGCTGGTGCTGGTCCTGTCGGTGGGCGCGATATTCCTGCTGATGATCCTGATCAGGGACGGCGAAATGTCGAAGGTCGGTTCCCTGTTCTATCTCGTTCCGGCGGTGACCGCCCTGATGGCATGGGCGCTGTTCGGGGAAACGCTCTCGCCCGTCCAGATCGTCGGCATGGCCATCACCACGCTGGGCGTTGGGCTGGCAACGGCGCGTGCTCAGGCGCCGACGCGGGCGCGCGCTTCCTGA
- the gluQRS gene encoding tRNA glutamyl-Q(34) synthetase GluQRS — MTAPIFRFAPSPNGELHLGHALSAMLNDDLAKMAGGRLLLRIEDIDTTRCTPQFEAGIYENLRWLGFVWEEPVRRQSAHFGAYREVLAELVRQELVYPAFMSRGEIRAFAEAREGDGTGWPRDPDGAPLYPGLDKTLGSQERQRRIDEGRAFAWRLDMAAALARIGRKLSWQEYQDDGLAEVATVEADAAAWGDVILARREIPTSYHLSVVTDDALQGVTHVVRGRDLYHATAVQRLLQELLGLPAPLYRHHRLILGEDGRKLSKSMKSTGLTALRTAGATPQEIRRLVGL, encoded by the coding sequence ATGACAGCACCGATCTTTCGCTTCGCACCCAGCCCCAACGGCGAACTGCATCTTGGCCATGCGCTTTCCGCCATGCTCAACGACGATCTGGCGAAGATGGCTGGCGGACGGCTGCTTCTGCGCATCGAGGACATCGACACCACGCGCTGCACGCCGCAGTTCGAGGCCGGCATCTATGAGAATCTGCGCTGGCTCGGCTTTGTCTGGGAGGAGCCGGTGCGTCGCCAGTCCGCCCATTTCGGCGCGTATCGGGAGGTGCTCGCCGAACTCGTCCGGCAGGAGCTGGTCTATCCGGCTTTCATGAGCCGGGGGGAAATCAGGGCATTTGCGGAAGCGCGGGAAGGGGATGGCACGGGCTGGCCGCGTGACCCGGATGGCGCGCCGCTCTATCCGGGGCTCGACAAGACGCTTGGCTCGCAGGAACGGCAGCGGCGCATCGATGAGGGCCGGGCCTTCGCCTGGCGGCTGGATATGGCGGCGGCGCTCGCCCGGATCGGGCGGAAGCTGTCATGGCAGGAGTATCAGGACGACGGCCTCGCCGAGGTGGCAACCGTGGAAGCCGATGCCGCTGCATGGGGTGACGTCATTCTTGCGCGTCGTGAAATCCCGACCAGCTATCATTTGTCTGTAGTGACCGACGATGCGCTGCAGGGCGTAACCCATGTGGTGCGGGGTCGCGATCTTTATCATGCAACCGCCGTCCAGCGTCTTTTGCAGGAGCTTCTGGGCCTGCCTGCGCCGCTTTATCGCCATCACCGGCTGATTCTGGGCGAGGACGGGCGCAAGCTGTCGAAAAGCATGAAATCGACCGGACTTACCGCCCTGCGGACCGCCGGCGCCACGCCGCAGGAAATTCGGCGGCTTGTCGGCCTGTAA
- a CDS encoding DNA-3-methyladenine glycosylase family protein, with amino-acid sequence MQRIETMAHITQGLDALVALDPRLAMVRERAGDVPLRLSEPGFHSLASILISQQVSRASADAIFGRLTAMLDPLTPQSVLEADEAVFRTAGLSRPKQRSILAAATAVAEGLDLDGLCRLDADEAHRRLTAISGIGTWTADCYLLFAAGHPDIFPARDVALQTAVGHALTIDPRPGEKPLLRLAESWRPWRGVAARLFWAYYRELKGREAAPPA; translated from the coding sequence ATGCAGCGCATCGAAACAATGGCACATATCACGCAGGGCCTCGATGCGCTCGTCGCGCTCGACCCGCGCCTCGCCATGGTACGCGAGCGCGCCGGCGACGTGCCGCTGCGCCTTTCCGAGCCCGGCTTTCACAGCCTCGCCTCGATCCTGATCTCCCAGCAGGTATCGCGGGCCAGTGCGGATGCCATATTCGGCCGCCTCACCGCCATGCTCGATCCGCTGACGCCGCAATCGGTTCTGGAAGCCGACGAGGCCGTCTTCCGCACCGCCGGCCTTTCGCGCCCCAAGCAACGCTCCATTCTTGCTGCTGCGACAGCGGTGGCGGAAGGTCTCGATCTCGACGGGCTCTGCCGGCTCGATGCCGACGAGGCGCACCGCCGCCTTACCGCCATTTCCGGCATCGGCACGTGGACGGCGGATTGCTATCTGCTGTTTGCCGCCGGCCATCCCGACATCTTTCCTGCACGCGATGTCGCGTTGCAGACCGCAGTGGGCCATGCCCTGACCATAGACCCGCGCCCGGGTGAAAAGCCGCTTCTGCGGCTGGCCGAATCATGGCGCCCGTGGCGGGGCGTGGCGGCGCGCCTTTTCTGGGCCTATTACCGCGAACTGAAGGGGCGCGAGGCCGCACCTCCCGCCTGA
- a CDS encoding HNH endonuclease: MTVAVSPDGLPALVLNADYRPLSYYPLSLWSWQDAIKAVFLERVNIVAEYEHAISSPSFSMKLPSVVSLKTYVKPSRYPAFTRFNVFLRDRFRCQYCNTTEDLTFDHVIPRRCGGTTTWENIVAACSPCNLRKGGMLPSQARMWPQQKPYQPTVQDLHNNGRLFPPNHLHESWMDFLYWDVELEP; the protein is encoded by the coding sequence GTGACGGTCGCCGTATCTCCGGATGGGCTTCCCGCGCTGGTGCTGAACGCGGATTATCGCCCGCTCAGCTACTATCCCCTGTCGCTGTGGTCATGGCAGGACGCCATCAAGGCCGTGTTCCTCGAACGCGTGAACATCGTCGCCGAATATGAGCATGCGATCTCCTCGCCGAGCTTCTCCATGAAGCTGCCGAGCGTGGTGAGCCTGAAGACCTACGTGAAGCCCTCCCGCTACCCGGCCTTCACCCGCTTTAACGTGTTCCTACGCGACCGCTTCCGCTGCCAGTATTGCAACACGACCGAGGATCTGACCTTCGACCATGTCATCCCACGTCGTTGTGGCGGCACGACGACGTGGGAGAACATAGTCGCCGCCTGTTCCCCCTGTAATCTGCGAAAAGGGGGCATGCTGCCGTCTCAGGCCAGAATGTGGCCTCAGCAGAAGCCTTACCAGCCCACAGTGCAGGACCTGCACAACAACGGCCGGCTCTTCCCGCCCAACCATCTGCACGAAAGCTGGATGGATTTTCTCTACTGGGATGTCGAACTGGAACCGTGA
- a CDS encoding HPr family phosphocarrier protein has protein sequence MSIEADNMEELARDVKIVNQRGLHARASAKFVQMVSGFEAEIFVEKDGTRVGGTSIMGLMMLAASPGCSVRVIARGVDAGAALDALEELISNRFGEEC, from the coding sequence ATGAGCATTGAAGCCGATAACATGGAAGAGCTGGCGCGCGACGTGAAGATCGTCAATCAGCGCGGCCTTCATGCGCGGGCTTCGGCCAAGTTCGTGCAGATGGTTTCCGGTTTCGAGGCGGAGATTTTCGTTGAGAAGGACGGCACCCGCGTCGGCGGCACCTCGATCATGGGGCTGATGATGCTGGCTGCGAGCCCCGGATGCTCGGTGCGCGTGATTGCCCGCGGCGTTGATGCCGGGGCGGCGCTGGATGCGCTTGAGGAACTGATTTCCAACCGCTTCGGCGAGGAATGCTGA
- a CDS encoding PTS sugar transporter subunit IIA, whose translation MIGLVLVTHGRLAEEFRYALEHVVGPQEQVATVSIGADDDMEQRRRDIVEAVAEVDTGTGVIVLTDMFGGTPSNLAISVMEAGRAEVIAGMNLPMLIKLSSVRKNDDMQAALEEAQAAGRKYINVASQLLASK comes from the coding sequence ATGATCGGACTCGTGCTCGTGACGCACGGTCGACTGGCCGAAGAGTTCCGCTATGCGCTGGAACATGTGGTCGGACCTCAGGAACAGGTTGCAACGGTGTCGATCGGTGCCGATGACGACATGGAGCAGCGCCGCCGCGACATTGTCGAGGCGGTGGCCGAGGTGGACACCGGAACCGGCGTCATAGTTCTCACCGACATGTTCGGCGGCACGCCCTCGAATCTTGCGATCTCGGTCATGGAGGCCGGCCGCGCCGAAGTGATCGCCGGCATGAACCTGCCGATGCTGATCAAGCTTTCGAGCGTGCGCAAGAATGACGACATGCAGGCAGCCCTTGAAGAGGCGCAGGCGGCAGGCCGCAAATACATCAATGTCGCAAGCCAGCTGCTGGCCAGCAAATGA
- a CDS encoding HPr kinase/phosphatase C-terminal domain-containing protein produces the protein MSAVVQAGPATNVHGTAVLVADKGVLITGPSGSGKSTLALALIDRLGTRGRFCRLVADDQVFASGHGGRLVCHAPDTISGLAEVCGIGPQRLAASEDGAVIDLIVRLVPDTELPRLQEEAHETVAGCVVPRIDLPARNVVCALQILAAWLKLPPFRAE, from the coding sequence GTGAGCGCCGTCGTGCAGGCCGGGCCGGCGACCAATGTCCATGGCACGGCTGTTTTGGTCGCCGACAAGGGTGTCCTGATCACCGGCCCGTCAGGGTCGGGCAAGAGCACGCTGGCGCTTGCCCTGATCGACAGGCTTGGCACCCGCGGGCGCTTCTGCCGGCTGGTCGCGGACGATCAGGTTTTTGCGAGCGGCCATGGCGGGCGGCTGGTTTGCCATGCTCCCGACACGATTTCGGGCCTGGCTGAAGTCTGCGGCATCGGGCCGCAAAGGCTGGCGGCCAGCGAAGATGGTGCCGTGATCGATCTGATCGTGCGGCTGGTGCCCGATACAGAGCTACCGCGTCTTCAGGAAGAGGCGCATGAAACCGTCGCCGGATGCGTGGTGCCGCGCATTGATCTGCCGGCCCGGAATGTGGTTTGTGCGCTGCAGATACTGGCCGCCTGGCTGAAATTGCCGCCTTTCAGGGCAGAATGA
- a CDS encoding sensor histidine kinase, producing MVSEAQLRKQAGVSRRPVRRLSVLSRLTVPVRRFLGHHVFSSLTRRILFVNLAGLAVMVTGILYLNTFRDGLIDARVESLMTQGEIIASAIASSATIETDSISIDPEKLLELQAGESLAPGSDQLDNLDFPINPERVAPLLRRLISPTNTRARVYDRDAILLLDSRRLYSRGQILRYDLPPLEEDKPNFLERAERFVFDLFRNRDLPVYHEQPGGNGAAYPEVMKALTGSPSTIVRISEKGEQVVSVAVPIQRFRAVLGVLMLSTEGDIDKIVAAERKAILRVFGIAALVTALMSLLLASTIANPLRRLAAAAVRVRRGVKSREEIPDFSDRQDEIGNLSVAVRDMTNALYARIDAIESFAADVSHELKNPLTSLRSAVETLPLAKSEASRERLLEVIQHDVRRLDRLITDISDASRLDAELAREDADSVDLKKFITDLVAVSREASGHKKPVDIRLHVTDLPAGSKGYRVSGHELRLGQVITNLIENARSFVPEEHGVVSISLARKGNSNVITIDDNGPGIRPDAVERIFERFYTDRPSSEAFGQNSGLGLSISRQIVEAHGGTLTAGNIPADRPGEVLGARFTIVLPGEL from the coding sequence ATGGTCAGCGAAGCACAGCTCAGGAAGCAGGCGGGTGTATCGAGACGCCCCGTGCGCCGTCTTTCGGTGCTGTCGCGGCTGACCGTGCCCGTGCGCCGTTTCCTCGGCCACCACGTCTTTTCCAGCCTCACGCGGCGCATCCTGTTCGTCAACCTTGCCGGCCTTGCCGTCATGGTCACCGGCATTCTCTATCTGAACACGTTCCGCGACGGCCTGATCGACGCGCGCGTGGAAAGCCTGATGACTCAGGGCGAGATCATCGCCAGCGCCATCGCCTCTTCGGCCACGATCGAAACGGATTCGATCAGCATCGACCCGGAAAAGCTGCTGGAACTGCAGGCCGGCGAAAGCCTCGCGCCGGGATCGGACCAGCTCGACAATCTCGATTTTCCGATCAACCCGGAGCGCGTCGCGCCCCTGCTGCGCCGGCTGATTTCGCCCACCAACACGCGCGCACGGGTCTACGACCGGGACGCCATCCTGTTGCTGGATTCGCGCCGGCTCTACTCGCGCGGCCAGATCCTGCGCTACGACCTGCCGCCGCTGGAAGAGGATAAGCCGAACTTTCTTGAGCGGGCGGAGCGTTTCGTCTTCGACCTGTTCAGGAACCGGGACCTGCCCGTCTATCATGAGCAGCCGGGCGGCAATGGCGCCGCCTATCCGGAAGTGATGAAGGCGCTGACCGGCAGTCCATCGACGATCGTGCGCATTTCGGAAAAGGGCGAGCAGGTGGTTTCTGTCGCTGTGCCGATCCAGCGTTTCCGGGCGGTGCTGGGCGTGCTTATGCTGTCCACCGAGGGCGACATCGACAAGATCGTTGCGGCCGAGCGCAAGGCGATCCTGCGCGTGTTCGGCATTGCCGCGCTGGTGACGGCGCTGATGTCGCTGCTGCTGGCTTCCACCATCGCCAATCCGCTGCGCCGGCTGGCTGCCGCTGCCGTGCGCGTGCGGCGCGGGGTCAAGAGCCGCGAGGAGATCCCGGATTTCTCCGACCGGCAGGATGAGATCGGCAATCTTTCGGTGGCCGTGCGCGACATGACCAATGCGCTCTATGCCCGCATCGACGCCATCGAAAGCTTCGCGGCCGATGTCAGCCATGAACTGAAGAACCCGCTCACCTCGCTGCGCAGCGCGGTCGAGACCCTGCCGCTTGCCAAATCCGAAGCATCGCGTGAGCGGCTGCTGGAGGTGATCCAGCACGATGTGCGCCGGCTGGATCGTCTGATCACCGATATTTCCGATGCCTCGCGTCTCGATGCGGAACTGGCGCGCGAGGATGCGGACAGCGTCGACCTGAAGAAATTCATCACCGATCTGGTCGCGGTCTCGCGCGAGGCGTCGGGCCACAAGAAGCCGGTCGATATCAGGCTTCATGTCACCGATCTGCCTGCAGGCTCCAAAGGTTATCGGGTAAGCGGTCACGAATTGCGGCTGGGGCAGGTGATCACCAATCTGATCGAGAATGCGCGTTCCTTCGTGCCGGAAGAACACGGCGTTGTTTCGATCTCGCTGGCGCGCAAGGGAAACTCTAACGTCATCACCATCGATGATAACGGCCCGGGCATCCGTCCCGATGCGGTCGAGCGCATCTTCGAGCGGTTTTACACCGATCGCCCGTCGAGTGAGGCATTCGGTCAGAATTCGGGCCTCGGCTTGTCGATCAGCCGCCAGATCGTGGAGGCGCATGGCGGCACGCTGACGGCCGGGAACATTCCGGCTGACAGGCCAGGCGAGGTGCTGGGGGCACGCTTCACCATCGTGCTGCCTGGCGAGCTGTGA
- a CDS encoding response regulator transcription factor — translation MATIALVDDDRNILTSVSIALESEGYRVETYTDGASALEGLAARPPNLAILDIKMPRMDGMELLRRLRQKTDLPVIFLTSKDDEIDELFGLKMGADDFIRKPFSQRLLVERVKAVLRRAGARETAAKTPNQQTRSLERGQLVMDQERHTCTWKGVPVTLTVTEFLILHSLAQRPGVVKSRDALMDSAYDEQVYVDDRTIDSHIKRLRKKFKMVDDDFEMIETLYGVGYRFKEA, via the coding sequence ATGGCAACGATCGCGCTTGTCGACGACGACCGCAACATTCTGACTTCGGTTTCCATAGCGCTGGAATCCGAGGGCTACAGGGTGGAGACCTATACCGATGGCGCTTCGGCGCTGGAGGGGCTGGCCGCCCGTCCGCCGAACCTCGCTATCCTCGACATCAAGATGCCGCGCATGGACGGCATGGAGCTTTTGCGCCGGCTGCGCCAGAAGACCGATCTGCCGGTGATCTTCCTCACCTCCAAGGATGACGAGATCGACGAGCTGTTCGGCCTCAAGATGGGCGCTGATGATTTCATCCGCAAACCCTTCTCGCAGCGCCTGCTTGTCGAGCGCGTGAAGGCGGTGCTGCGCCGTGCAGGCGCGCGCGAAACCGCCGCCAAGACCCCGAACCAGCAGACCCGTTCGCTGGAGCGCGGCCAGCTGGTGATGGATCAGGAGCGCCACACCTGCACCTGGAAGGGCGTGCCGGTCACGCTGACGGTGACGGAATTCCTCATTTTGCATTCGCTGGCGCAAAGGCCCGGCGTGGTGAAGAGCCGCGACGCGCTGATGGATTCGGCCTATGATGAGCAGGTCTATGTGGACGACCGCACCATCGACAGCCACATCAAGCGCCTGCGCAAGAAGTTCAAGATGGTGGACGACGACTTCGAGATGATCGAGACGCTCTACGGCGTGGGTTATCGTTTCAAGGAAGCCTAG